From Pempheris klunzingeri isolate RE-2024b chromosome 18, fPemKlu1.hap1, whole genome shotgun sequence, a single genomic window includes:
- the slc35f1 gene encoding solute carrier family 35 member F1 has product MISVVSTVESVPRGTGTPEPSLYQRIRRIFTRDLLVTLALGQVLSLLICAIGLTSKYLADDFHANTPVFQSFLNYILLFLVYTTTLAVRQGEGNLLAILRQRWWKYMILGLIDIEANYLVLKAYQYTTLSSVQLLDCFVIPVVLLLSWFFLMVRYKAVHFVGAGLCLLGVGCMVGADILLGRQQGLGEQKLFGDLLVLGGATLYGISNVCEEFIVKNLSRVEFLGMMGLFGSFFSGIQLAIMEHKELLKVPWDWQIGLFYAAFSAFMFCLYSFMPLVMKRTSATSVNLSLLTADLYSLFCGLFLFHYQFSGLYLLSFFIIILGLVLYSSSSTYVAQDPRVYKQFRNTGNQPVTDQPPLSPGVLEPSVTYTSLGPEVGDELPIRVA; this is encoded by the exons ATGATTTCTGTCGTCTCCACTGTGGAGAGCGTTCCCAGAGGTACGGGCACCCCGGAGCCGAGCCTTTACCAGCGGATCAGGAGGATCTTTACCAG GGACCTGCTGGTGACTCTGGCCCTGGGGCAGGTCCTGTCCTTGTTAATCTGTGCTATCGGTCTGACCAGCAAGTATCTGGCTGATGACTTCCACGCTAATACGCCAGTGTTCCAGAGCTTCCTCAACTACATCCTGCTCTTCCTGGTCTACACCACCACGCTGGCAGTAAGGCAAG GGGAGGGGAACCTGCTGGCCATCCTGAGGCAGCGCTGGTGGAAATACATGATTCTGGGTCTGATAGACATTGAGGCCAACTATCTGGTGCTTAAAGCTTACCAGTACACTACGCTCTCCAGTGTCCAG CTGCTCGACTGTTTCGTCATCCCtgtggtcctgctgctgtcctgGTTCTTTCTGATGGTCAGGTACAAGGCAGTCCACTTTGTCGGGGCAGGGCTGTGTCTGCTGGGTGTCGGCTGCATGGTGGGAGCAGACATCCTGCTTGGTCGGCAGCAGGGCCTTG GAGAGCAGAAGCTGTTTGGGGACCTTCTGGTTCTGGGGGGAGCGACACTGTATGGGATCTCCAATGTCTGTGAGGAGTTCATCGTGAAGAACCTGAGCCGTGTGGAGTTCCTCGGCATGATGGGACTCTTCGGATCCTTCTTCAGTGGCAtccagct GGCCATCATGGAGCACAAGGAGCTGCTAAAGGTCCCCTGGGACTGGCAGATAG gtctttTCTACGCTGCGTTCAGTGCCTTCATGTTCTGCCTGTACAGCTTCATGCCTCTGGTGATGAAGAGGACGAGTGCCACCTCAGTCAACCTGTCTCTGCTCACAGCTGACCTGTACAGCCTCTTCTGtggcctcttcctcttccactaCCAG TTCTCGGGCCTCTATCTGCTGTCATTCTTCATCATTATCTTGGGCCTGGTACTTTATTCCTCCTCATCCACGTATGTGGCCCAGGACCCGCGGGTCTATAAGCAGTTCAGGAACACAGGCAACCAGCCGGTCACCGACCAGCCCCCGCTCAGCCCTGGAGTCCTGGAGCCCTCCGTCACCTACACCAGCCTGGGTCCTGAGGTGGGGGACGAGCTTCCTATACGTGTGGCCTAA